A stretch of the Archangium violaceum genome encodes the following:
- a CDS encoding RCC1 domain-containing protein, with protein sequence MYGQLGDGTSDSRSSPVLVPGVTEVKTVAAGESFSLALREDGTVMSWGRNLYRQLGHGDPGNINIPPAQVEELTGVVAVSAGANHALALREDGTVWAWGDNSYGQVAGEFDWMLQFVPGQVPGLSGVTAVAAGLSHSLALREDGTVWAWGSSSNGQLGNGTTGRFQNIPEQVPGLTDVVAISSRGWHSLALRADGTVWTWGHDILSQVGSGALHLVPVQVPGLTGVAISAGSGHSLVLSGDGTAVGWGANRQGALGNGESNLHLTPARTLLPCRFTGMPSWEHRASARGQSQASP encoded by the coding sequence ATGTACGGCCAGCTCGGGGATGGGACGAGCGACAGTCGCTCCTCTCCGGTGCTGGTGCCCGGCGTGACGGAGGTGAAGACTGTCGCGGCGGGCGAGAGCTTCTCCCTGGCGCTGCGCGAGGACGGCACGGTGATGAGCTGGGGGCGCAACCTCTATCGCCAACTCGGGCATGGCGATCCGGGGAACATCAACATCCCTCCGGCCCAGGTGGAGGAGCTGACGGGCGTGGTGGCCGTCTCGGCGGGCGCGAACCACGCCCTGGCGCTGCGCGAGGATGGCACCGTGTGGGCCTGGGGTGACAACTCCTACGGCCAGGTCGCGGGCGAGTTCGATTGGATGCTCCAGTTCGTGCCGGGGCAGGTGCCCGGCCTCTCGGGGGTGACGGCCGTCGCCGCCGGTCTCTCGCACTCCCTGGCGCTGCGTGAGGACGGCACCGTGTGGGCCTGGGGTAGCAGCTCCAATGGCCAGCTCGGGAATGGGACGACGGGCCGGTTCCAGAACATTCCGGAGCAGGTGCCGGGCCTGACGGACGTCGTGGCCATCTCGAGCCGTGGCTGGCACTCCCTGGCGCTGCGTGCGGACGGCACCGTTTGGACCTGGGGCCATGACATCCTCTCCCAGGTTGGTTCGGGGGCGCTCCACCTCGTTCCCGTCCAGGTACCGGGCCTGACAGGGGTGGCCATCTCGGCCGGTTCAGGCCATTCCCTGGTGCTGAGCGGGGATGGCACCGCGGTGGGTTGGGGAGCCAACCGGCAGGGCGCGCTCGGCAACGGCGAGTCGAACCTGCACCTCACCCCGGCCCGCACGCTGCTGCCCTGCCGCTTCACGGGGATGCCCTCGTGGGAGCACCGCGCTTCCGCTCGGGGCCAGAGCCAGGCGTCACCCTGA
- a CDS encoding PDZ domain-containing protein, which yields MSLGILRPGSAAEQAGVKEGDKLLSMTPLEEVRPHPERPMELTVERDGQPLRIRYTPRGAPCRAGVGSACPEL from the coding sequence ATGAGCCTCGGCATCCTCAGGCCCGGATCCGCCGCGGAGCAGGCGGGCGTGAAGGAAGGCGACAAGCTCCTATCGATGACACCGCTCGAGGAGGTGCGGCCCCATCCCGAGCGGCCGATGGAGCTCACCGTCGAACGGGATGGCCAGCCGCTCCGCATCCGCTACACGCCACGCGGTGCACCATGCCGGGCTGGCGTTGGAAGCGCGTGCCCGGAGCTGTAG
- a CDS encoding PRC-barrel domain-containing protein, giving the protein MRLSDENLRGRTIIGADGQVIGEVMALFLDSETWRVESLQVKLDRVIADQIGASRSIFHAGILEVPARLVQSVGDTVVLSVVVDALRQVLPTEGEPASAH; this is encoded by the coding sequence ATGCGTCTTTCTGATGAAAACCTGCGGGGACGGACCATCATTGGAGCAGATGGTCAGGTGATTGGAGAGGTCATGGCCCTCTTCCTGGACAGCGAGACCTGGAGGGTCGAGTCACTTCAGGTGAAGCTGGATCGAGTGATCGCCGACCAGATCGGAGCCTCGCGTAGCATCTTCCACGCGGGAATACTCGAGGTTCCTGCCCGCCTCGTTCAGTCGGTGGGTGACACGGTCGTCCTCTCCGTCGTCGTTGATGCACTTCGGCAGGTCCTCCCTACGGAGGGGGAGCCCGCGTCAGCCCACTAG